One genomic region from Aliarcobacter cryaerophilus ATCC 43158 encodes:
- the sppA gene encoding signal peptide peptidase SppA → MFDFLKKLFLPVVWFLDFITKYFKTIVFLTIVYFIFFSGAEDETIAKYNANLQKIDLVGQIIDPSKVLEDIERASNDASIKGVLFVIDSPGGAVAPSVEIAYAIKELSMKKPVVAYASGTIASGSYYASIWADKIIANPGSIVGSIGVIMQGFEASKLLENLGISSQTIKAGKYKESGTFTRKWTNDEEQELQGVINSTYNMFISDVADARKLDIKKHTSFADAKIFTAHQAKDVGLVDEVATLNFAKHSLIELSKVEKPIWKKEDKFEKFMDKLMSQAISKVLINFSSSLKAY, encoded by the coding sequence TTGTTTGATTTTTTAAAAAAACTATTTTTACCAGTTGTTTGGTTTTTAGATTTTATTACAAAATATTTTAAAACAATAGTTTTTTTAACTATTGTATATTTTATATTTTTTAGTGGAGCAGAAGATGAAACTATTGCAAAATATAATGCAAACCTACAAAAGATTGATTTAGTTGGACAGATAATTGATCCATCAAAGGTGCTAGAAGATATAGAAAGAGCATCAAATGATGCTAGCATAAAAGGTGTTTTGTTTGTAATAGATAGTCCAGGAGGAGCTGTTGCACCTTCTGTTGAGATAGCTTATGCTATAAAAGAGTTGAGTATGAAAAAGCCAGTTGTTGCATATGCAAGTGGAACAATTGCAAGTGGAAGTTACTATGCTTCTATTTGGGCAGATAAAATTATTGCAAATCCTGGAAGTATTGTTGGTTCAATTGGTGTTATTATGCAAGGGTTTGAAGCTAGTAAACTTTTAGAAAATCTTGGAATTAGTTCTCAAACAATAAAAGCTGGAAAATATAAAGAGTCAGGAACATTTACAAGAAAATGGACAAATGATGAAGAGCAAGAGCTTCAAGGTGTTATAAATAGTACATATAATATGTTTATAAGTGATGTTGCAGATGCTAGAAAACTAGATATAAAAAAACATACAAGTTTTGCAGATGCAAAAATTTTTACAGCACATCAAGCAAAAGATGTTGGACTTGTAGATGAAGTTGCAACACTTAATTTTGCAAAACATAGTTTAATAGAGTTATCAAAGGTTGAAAAACCTATTTGGAAAAAAGAGGATAAGTTTGAAAAATTTATGGATAAACTTATGAGTCAAGCTATTTCAAAAGTTCTTATTAATTTTTCTAGCAGTTTAAAAGCATATTAG
- the mqnF gene encoding aminofutalosine deaminase family hydrolase — protein MKILTASYVVTFDENFTILKDGCIVFDEKIIEVASYDIIIKKYSNIEIINLGENSVLMPGLINSHIHLEFSANKTTLKYGSFYSWLNSVIKHREKLIEKAKTSLINQELKKLLKTGTTTIGAISSYSFDLEACLKSPINTIFFCEVIGSKADMIDTLFTDFKARLKDAQKHNSKRFKAGIAIHSPYSVHPFLVREVLNIAKEEKLPVTSHFLESKEEKDWLNKDEGSFLDFFKKFLNQEKATTKPLEFLNLFKGVKNLSFTHCVEASSEDFNKIKELKATINHCVSSNRFLNNSRLNLESLNNTPFSIGTDGLSSNNSLSMFDELRVALYAHYEKNIIKFSKTLLNAATVNGAKALGVNKGSLIKDFDADIIGFCLPDKIEEIEDIYMQIILHTKYVDKIVIGGEFV, from the coding sequence ATGAAAATATTAACTGCTTCTTATGTTGTTACATTTGATGAAAATTTTACTATTTTAAAAGATGGCTGTATTGTTTTTGATGAAAAAATTATTGAAGTTGCAAGCTATGATATTATTATAAAAAAATATTCAAATATTGAAATTATAAATCTTGGTGAAAACTCTGTTTTAATGCCAGGACTTATAAACTCGCATATTCATCTTGAATTTAGTGCAAATAAAACAACTTTAAAATATGGTAGTTTTTACTCTTGGTTAAATTCTGTTATAAAACATAGAGAAAAACTTATTGAAAAAGCTAAAACATCTTTGATAAATCAAGAGTTAAAAAAACTTTTAAAAACAGGAACTACAACTATTGGTGCTATATCATCTTACTCTTTTGATTTGGAAGCTTGTTTAAAATCTCCAATTAATACAATCTTTTTTTGTGAAGTAATTGGTTCAAAAGCAGATATGATTGATACTTTATTTACTGATTTTAAAGCAAGATTAAAAGATGCTCAAAAACATAATAGTAAAAGATTTAAAGCAGGTATTGCGATACATTCGCCATACTCTGTTCATCCATTTTTAGTTCGTGAAGTTTTGAATATTGCAAAAGAGGAGAAGCTACCAGTTACTTCTCATTTTTTAGAATCAAAAGAGGAAAAAGATTGGCTAAATAAAGATGAGGGAAGTTTTTTGGATTTTTTTAAAAAATTTTTAAATCAAGAAAAAGCAACAACAAAACCTTTAGAATTTTTAAACCTTTTTAAGGGTGTAAAAAATCTATCTTTTACCCATTGTGTAGAAGCAAGTAGTGAAGATTTTAATAAGATAAAAGAGTTAAAAGCAACTATAAATCATTGTGTTAGTTCAAATAGATTTTTAAATAATAGTAGATTAAATCTTGAAAGTTTAAATAATACTCCTTTTAGTATAGGAACAGATGGCTTAAGTTCAAACAATTCTTTAAGTATGTTTGATGAGTTGAGAGTTGCACTTTATGCACACTATGAAAAAAATATAATAAAATTTTCAAAAACTTTGTTAAATGCTGCAACTGTAAATGGAGCAAAAGCTCTAGGAGTTAACAAGGGTAGTTTAATAAAAGACTTTGATGCTGATATTATAGGTTTTTGTTTACCTGATAAGATTGAAGAAATTGAAGATATATATATGCAGATAATTTTGCATACAAAATATGTAGATAAAATTGTAATAGGAGGAGAGTTTGTTTGA
- the aroQ gene encoding type II 3-dehydroquinate dehydratase: MKIAVIQGPNLNMLGVREQHIYGGVTLDQIHAQLQNAADQNGVEIEFFQSNFEGEIVDRVQECLGTVDGIMINPAAYSHTSIAIRDALAAVNMPVVEVHISNIYKREEFRQKSITAGSSTGVITGFGGFGYHMGLIALIQMLNELKALNEARNAQIQAQTQEENK; this comes from the coding sequence ATGAAAATAGCAGTAATTCAAGGACCAAACTTAAATATGTTGGGAGTTAGAGAACAACATATTTATGGAGGAGTAACTTTGGATCAAATTCACGCTCAACTTCAAAATGCAGCTGATCAAAATGGAGTTGAAATTGAGTTTTTTCAATCAAATTTTGAGGGAGAAATAGTTGATAGAGTTCAAGAGTGTTTAGGAACAGTTGATGGAATTATGATAAATCCAGCTGCATACTCTCATACTTCAATTGCAATTAGAGATGCTTTAGCAGCTGTTAATATGCCAGTTGTTGAAGTTCACATTTCAAATATTTATAAAAGAGAAGAGTTTAGACAAAAATCTATTACAGCAGGGTCTAGTACAGGCGTAATTACTGGATTTGGTGGGTTTGGTTATCATATGGGACTTATTGCTTTAATTCAAATGTTAAATGAGTTAAAAGCTTTAAATGAGGCAAGAAATGCTCAAATACAAGCACAAACACAAGAAGAGAATAAATAA